In the Streptomyces coeruleoprunus genome, AGACGAGGCGGATGACACCGGCGTTCGTGTCCGTGCCGACGGTGGCCTTCGGGTCGCCGACCGCGATGTCCTCGGCGCCGTCGCCGTTGAAGTCGGTGAAGCGCGGGGCGTTGACCTTCGACGTCACCCAGGACGCCAGGCCGTCGGCGCGGGCCTCGACGGCGCCCGTACGGGTCTCGGCCGCGTCGATGCCGTAGCAGCCGCCCTGGTAGGAGCGGCTGTTGACGGCGACCACCTGGGGCACGCCGTTGACGAAGCGCAGGGCCGGGCCACCGGTGTCGCCCATGCAGACCGAGGCACCGTTCTGGCCGGTCACGGCGACGTCGTTGTCGGTCACCGAGTCGACGGTGAACGTGCCGCTGTGCAGCTTGATGGGCGCCCACTCGTCCTTCGTACGGCCGTAGCCGGCGACCTTCAGCGACTCGCCGGCCGCGGCCGCGGTGGCGCTGACGGCGACGGGCGCGACGCTGGTGACGGGCCGGCTGAGCCGGGCCAGGACGATGTCGCGGGAGGGGTGCGCGACCAGCTCGACGACGTTGCGGACCTCACCGGTCGTCGTGGCGAGGTCGGTGCGGCCGATGATGGCGGTGGTCTTCAGCTTCGGCGCGCCGGCGGGCACGGCGAGGCTCACGGCCGGGTCGTCGGCGAAGCAGCTGGCGGCGGTGAGCAGCCACTCGCGGTCGACGAGGGCGGCGGAGCAGCCGCGCTGGCCGTTGCCGATGTTCAGGACCGCGGTGAACGCGAGCGAGCCCTCGGCCTCGGGGATGCCGGTGACGGCGGCGGCGGGCGTGGCGGTCAGGGCCAGGGGCGCCGCGATGAGGGCCGCGGTCAGCGCGGCCAGCCCGGCGTTGCGGGCGTGGTGTGGACGATGCATGACCAATTCCTTGAAACGGGGCGGGATCGGGTGGCCGGGCAGGGCGCACCGGGTCCCGTGAGGGGCGGGAGAGGCGCTACTTGGAGGCGATGATCTCGACGAGCATGTGCTCGCGCCCGTCCGGATCGGCGCTCTCGCCGACCGGCGTCCAGGAGTTCTTGTCGACGTTGAACTTCTTCTCCTCGGTGTTCACCGTCATGGTGACCGAGGTGGTGTAGTCGTTGCCCTTGATGCCGTAGACGGACGGCAGCTCCAGGCTGAGGTAGCCCTTGTTCCCGGTGAACCGGAAGCAGATCTTCTCCTTGCTGCGCGCCCACACCTCCAGCAGGCCGGCCGGGCCGCAGTCGGTGAGCACGATGTGGCCGTCGCCGCGCTTGAGGAGGAAGCCCTTCTCGGCGAGGATCTTGTCGGCCTGCGGGTAGTTGAAGTCCTCCACCGCGTAGCCGGGCGCCGCGTCGGCGACCGAGCCGATCGCCGGCGCGTCCGGCGACGCACCGGCTCCGCCGGTCGTCAGGGCCAGCACGGCGGCACCGGCGACCGCTCCCGCGACCAGCAGACGAGAAATCAACCTCATAGGGATCTCGTTTCGTGTTCTTCGTGAGATGACAAAGACGCATGCAGAGGCCAGCTCCCATGCGTGTGAAGGCGCCGTGAAATTCCGTCCGTTCAGGATCGGTTCGGCGAAGGTCGTGAAAAGGGACACTCCGGATCTTCCAGAGATGCTGCGTCAACTCCCCCCGCCGCGACGCCACTTAACCGGATCCTGTGGTTCGGTTCGGCGCGATCATTGTTATCACCTCGAACAGCGCGCACAAGAGTTCGCCCAGGTGCCGGGCTGTTCGGGCGGCTGTGCGGGTCTGTCGTTCTGTGGCTGTTTGGCTGATTCTCGCCCCTGGGGTGCGGCCCGCGTTCAGGGGCCGCATTCGGGTCGTCCGGTGCCGAAGTGCCGTGGTGACGAGCGTGGTTCGCCCTTTTGCGCTTCTCCCCGGGGGTAAAGAAGCGGTAAATTCCTGTGAGGGGTGTGCGACCGTCGTACGCCCTTGCCGTGAGGGGCGCGGGCCCTTTCCAGGAGGTTCTCCCTTACGCGCCCGCCGGTTCCGCCGCCGTCGGCAGGGTGACCTCGAAGCGGCAGCCGCCCTCCACGTTCCGTACCTTCGCCCGGCCCGCGTGGGCCTCCACGATGCCGCGCACGATGGCCAGGCCCAGGCCCGCCCCCGCCGGAGGGGTACGGGCCTCGCTGCCGCGCCAGCCCGTGTCGAACACCCGGGGCAGATCCCCCTCCGGGATGCCCCCGCAGCCGTCCGTCACCGACAGCACCACCATGCCGTCCCGCCGCTCGGCGGCCACCGCGACGGTGCCGTCCGCCGGGGTGTGCCGGATCGCGTTCACCAGCAGGTTCGCCAGCACCCGGGTCATCTCCCTGCCGTCCACCTCCACCGGGACGGCGTCCACCCGGTCGCCCACCAGCCGCACCCCGTGCTCCCGCGCCAGCGGATCCGCGCCCGCCAGCGCGTCGCCCACCAGGTCGTACACCGACACCCGCGCCGGGCTCAGCGCCAGCGCGCCCGCGTGGATGCGGGACAGCTCGAACAGATCGCCCACCATGCCGTTGAGCCGGTCCACCTCCGTACGGATCAGCCGGTGGTAGCGCGCCGGATCCTTCACCACCCCGTCCTCCAGCGCCTCCGACATGGCCCGCAGCCCGGCCAACGGCGTCCGCAGGTCGTGCGAGATCCAGGCGACCAGCTCCCGCCGCGACGCCTCCAGCGCCCGCTCCCGCTCCCGGGACGCGGCCAGCCGCTCGCTGGTCGCCGCCAGCTCACGGCTCAGCAGCGCGAGCTCCGCCGGGGCCGGGCCCGCGGGCGCCGTGAACGTACCGCCGTCCCCGAAGTCCCGCGCCGCCGCCGCCAGTTCGCGGCAGCGCACCACCACCTGACGGCCCAGCAGCACCGCCGTCACCAGCGAGACGACGGCCGCCATCGCCACCACCGTGGTCACCACGCTCAGGTCGTGCGACGACAGGAACATCGCCTGCGCCACGGCCAGCGTCCCGGCGAGCATCGCCGTCACCGCCACCGCCGCCACCACCGTCAGCGACGCCGCCACCGAACGGCTCCGCGCCAGCCGCAGCACCGGCCAGCCCAGCAGTCCCGCGGCCGCCGCGCCCAGGAACGCGTACAGCGCGATCAGCAGGAAGTCACCCATGTCCGGCCCGCCCCTCCGTGCCCGGTCCCTCCGGAGCCGGATTCTCCGCGCCCGGCTCCGGATCGAAGCGGTAACCGGCGCCCCACACCGTCTGGATCAGCCGCGGCCTGGCCGGATCGTCCTCGATCTTGCCCCGCAGCCGCCGTACGTGGACCGTCACCGTCGACAGATCGCCGAAGTCCCAGCCCCACACCTCGCGCATCAGCCGCTCCCTCCCGCACACCTCTCCCGGATGCCTCAGGAAGTAGCCCAGCAGGTCGAACTCGCGCAGCGTCAGCGCCAGCTCCCGGCCCCCCTTCGTGGCCCGCCGCGCCGCGACGTCCACCTCCAGGCCCGCCGCCCGCAGCGGCGCCACCGGCTCGCGCGGAGCCGCCGCGGCCGCGCCGCGCCGCAGCACCGACTCCACCCGCAGCACCAGCTCGCGCGGGCTGAACGGCTTCGTCACGTAGTCGTCCGCGCCGATCTCCAGGCCGAGGATCCGGTCCTCCTCGTCGCTGCGCGCCGTCAGCATGATCACCGGGACCGGCCCGCGTGCCCGCAGCTCCCGGCAGACCGTCAGCCCGTCCATGCCCGGCAGCATCAGATCGAGCACCACGAGGTCCGGCCACCGCCCGTCCGCCGCCGCCAGCGCCGCCGGCCCGTCCTCGGCCCGGACCACCCCGAACCCCGCCCGCTCCAGATAGCCGCCGACCACCTCGGACACCGTCGGGTCGTCGTCCACGACCAGGACGTGCCGGTTTCCGTTCTGCCCGTTCCGCATGCCGCCAGCCTCGCACCACGTCGCCGCACCGTCGCCCCACACGGGGGACACGGCGCCCGCCGTCCGCGTTTCGTAAGGTCTGGGAATCCGATATGTCCGGTTCGGATTCGTACGGTGAAGGCCGTGACCGCATTCACCTCGCGACCCTTCAGTCCACCGCCGTCCCCAGCCGTACGGGTCGACGTCGTCCTGCCCTGCCTCGACGAGGCCGGGGCGCTGCCCTGGGTGCTGGAGCGGATCCCGCCCGGCTGGCGGGCCGTCGTCGTCGACAACGGATCGACCGACGGCTCCCCCGGCATCGCCCGCTCCCTCGGCGCCACCGTCGTCGCCGAACCCCGCCGGGGCTTCGGCGCCGCCTGCCACGCCGGACTGCTCGCCTCCGACGCCGACATCGTCTGCTTCTGCGACTGCGACGCCTCGCTCGACCCCCGGCTCCTCGTCCCCTTCGTCGACGACGTCGCCGCCGGCCGCTCCGACCTCGTCCTCGGCCGCCGCCGCCCCCGCACCCGGGGAGCCTGGCCGGCCCACGCCCGCGCCGGCAACCTGGCCCTCGCCCGGATGCTGCGCCGCCGCACCGGCCTGCGCCTGCACGACCTCGGCCCCATGCGGGCCGCGCGCCGCGAGGCCCTGCTCGCCCTGGACCTCACCGACCGGCGCAGCGGCTACCCCCTCCAGATGGTCGTCCGCGCCGCCGACGCCGGCTGGCGGATCGGCGAACGCGACGTGCCCTACCTGCCGCGCACCGGCCGCTCCAAGGTCACCGGCACCTGGCGCGGCACCTGGCACGCCGTGCGCGACATGCGCAGGGTCCTCGCCGAGCCGCCGCGGGTGACCGCCGTATGAGCACCCTCCTCGTCATCGCCAAGGAGCCCCGGCCCGGCCGGGTCAAGACCCGCCTCACCCCTCCCTTCAGCCCCGCCGACGCCGCACGGCTCGCCGAGGCCGCCCTCGCCGACACGCTGGAAGCGGTACGCGCCACCCCGGCCCGCCGTCACGTCCTCGTCCTCGCCGGAGCCCCCGGCCCCTGGCTGCCGGCCGGTTTCGACGTCGTGCCGCAGGTGCCGGGCGGCCTCGACGAGCGGCTCGCCGCCGCGTTCGCCTCCTGCGGCCCCGGTCCCGCGCTGCTCATCGGCATGGACACCCCCCAGGTCACCCCGGAACTCCTCACCCACGGCCTGGACTTCGCCCACGGCACCGACGCCCGCTTCGGCCCCGCCGCCGACGGCGGCTTCTGGGCCCTCGGCCTGGCCACCCCCGACCCGTCGCTCCTGCGCGGCGTCCCCATGTCCCGACCCGACACCGGCCGTACCCAGCGGCACAGACTCACCGCGGCCGGCCTCACCGTCCGCGACCTGCCGGTCCTCCGGGACGTGGACACGGCGGCGGACGCCTCGGCCGTCGCGACGGAGGCCCCGCACAGCCGCTTCGCCACCCTCCACGCGACGCTGACGGCGCGGGGAGACACCTGGTGACGGCGGCGCCGGACACCGCCCGGTCCGTCCGCGCCTGGCGGGACGGCGACCCGTACACCAACGCCCTGCGCGCCGGGCGCGGCCCGCTCTACCTGCGGCGCGGCGACGGCTGGCTGCTGCCCCTGGACGTCGAGCGCTGGTGCGCCGCCCCCGACGGCGCCGACGCCACCGTCCTGGCCCGCTGCCGGGGCCCCGTCCTGGACGTGGGCTGCGGCCCCGGCCGCCTGGTCGTGGCCCTCGCCGCGCGTGGGCGGCCCGCCCTCGGCATCGACGTGAGCCCGGCCGCGGTCGACCGCACCATACGCGCGGGCGGCACCGCACTGTGCCGGTCGGTGTTCGACCCGCTCCCCAAGGAGGGCCGCTGGGCCACGGTGCTCCTCATGGACGGCAACATCGGCATCGGCGGCGACCCGGCCGCGCTGCTGTACCGCGCCGCCCAACTGGTGGCGCCCGGCGGCACGCTCGTGGTCGAGACCGCCGCGCAGGACGTCGACGAGCGGGTCGAGGTACGCGTCGACGACGGCCGCGGCGGTCGGGGCCCCGCCTTCCCCTGGTCCCGCGTGGGCCACCGGGCCCTCCGGTCCTACGCGGAACCGACGGGCTGGCACCCGAGGACCCACTGGCACTACGCCGAACGCCACTTCACGCAACTGACCCGCTGACCACGGCCCTTCCTGCCGTGACCCGCACCGCCGTTCCTGCTGAGGGCTGGTGCCGTTGTGCCGCGGTCCCGCCGTTGCGGGCCGGCGCCGCCGTTCCTCGTTGTGAGTGGCGTCGCGGTGCCGCCGTTCCGTCGTTGTGGGGTGGCGTCGCGGTGCCGCCGTTCCGTCGTTGTGGGGTGGCGTCGCGGTGCCGCCGTTCCGTCGTTGTGGGCTGGTGCCGGTGCGGCCGTTTCGTCGTGGTGGGCTCGCGCCGGGACCGCCGTTCCTCGTTGTGGGCAGTCGTTCCGCAGGGGGGTCCCCCCTGGACGTAGTCCTTGGGGGAGGAACGGGTGGGCACAACGACGGAACGGCCCCCCGGCCTGAGGGCCCGCCCCCTGCGCGCCACGACGGTGGGTGAGTCCGGGGGCGGCCCGGGGGTCACGTGCTCAGATTGGCTCGCTCGGGCCCGTGAGAGTGAAGCGTCCCAGCGCCGCCAATCCTGCGCGCGCGACCCCCGGTCCACCCCCGTCCCGTGCGTGGGCGGCTGACCCCCGGTGGGGGCCCCCGCCCGCCCGGTGGGCCGCTCGCCCCCGGTGGGGTGGGTCCGCCCGCCCGGTGGGCGGCTCACCGGCGGCGTGGGTGAGCGCGGCGCCGTAGCCACCGCACCGCCACCAGCGCGCCCGCGCACCCCACAACCACCCCCACGACCACCAGCCAGTTCCGCTCGTACGGCAGGGGCAGGACCGACGGGTTGGCCCGCGGCCGGGGCGCGAGCAGCACCGGCAGGGCGACCAGCGTCACCGCGCCCGCCACCACGAGCGCCCCCCGCACCACACCCCGCGCCGGTACCGCGCCGACCAGCAGCCCCACGCCCAGCACCAGCGGGGCCACCACCGCGTCGTGCGCCAGCAGCGACCCGGCCAGCCACAGCACCACGTCCCGGGCGCTGCCCGTGCCCACGAGGAGCCACACCCCGTACCCCATGAGCCCCACACCTACGGCCCCCGCCCCGAACCGCCCGGCGCTCACACCATCACCTCCAGCCGCGTGACCCACTTGGTCTGCCAGACCCCCGGCCGGTTCGGCGCGATGATGCGCGCGGGGAAGCCGTGGTCGGGCGAGAGCACCTGTCCGTTGAGCCGCAGCGCGAGCAGGGTCAGCGGGTCACGGGCGTAGGTCCGGCCCATCTCCATCACCTTGTACGCGCCGCGCCGCTCCAGCGACACCACCCGCACCCACGCCCCGGGCGGCGCGTCCGCCCGTTCCAGCAGGTCCATGACGCGGACGCCCGTCCAGCGCGCGCTGCGGCTCCAGCCCTCGACGCACGCGATGGGCAGCTCCACCTCGTACTGCGGCAGGGTGCGCAGCGCGTCCAGCGTCAGCTCGTACGGCCGCGGTCCCACGACGCTCAGCCGCCAGTCCCGTACCGCCACGGACGCCGTCCCGGCCGCGGCGGCCGTGCGGTTGACGGGCAGCCCCTGCGCGCCGTGGTCGGGGTGCCGGGGCGCGAGCAGGTCCAGCCGCCGCAGCGGCGTGAGGGACTGGCCCACCGTCGTCACCGTCACCGCGCCCACCGCGAGCCCCACCGCGGCGAGCAGCGACCGCCGGTCCGGCGCGTCCGCGGCGGGCAGTTCCAGGGTGCCCGGCGAGCGCCTGCCCCAATGCAGGCGGATGTCCGGCCACTTGACCGCCACGTGCAGGACGAGCGCCCCGGTCACCAGCCAGGCGACGGCGTAGTGGACGGGGACGAAGGAGAACGGCCACGGATACCACTGCACGGTGTTGAGCAGGCCCGTGAACAGCTGGAACACGGACGCGGCGACGAGCACACCGATCGACAGGCGCTCCAGCGCGTGCGGGACGGACCGTACGACCGGCCGGACGAACAGCCGCGGGTAGACCGTCCACAGCTTGGCGAACAGCAGCGGCACGGCCGCGGTGCCGCTCGCCACGTGCAGCCCCTGGGTGACCCGGTAGCCCCAGACGGGCCGGCTCGGCAGCAGCGGGGCGAGCCAGTCGGGCGGCCGCTGGAGGTAGTGGCTGATCAGGCCGGTCACGAAGCAGACGGCGAAGGCGAGGCCCAGCCAGCGGCCGGTGGAGGTCGCGGTCCTGGCGTCGTGGAGGCGCCCGGAGAAGGACGGCGGGGCCAGGAGCCGGGACAGGGGCGGCAGCGGGGGGAGCGAGGGACGGGGGATCCGGAGGCGCGGACTCATGCCTCCATGACACCGCCGGACGCGCCCGTAGTGGTGTACCGACTCCTTACGGATCGGGGACGTCCGGGCACGCTCCGTGCGGCATGCCCATGATCGCTGAGAGGCTGTCCCCGTGACCGACACGACCGACACCGCAGACGAACCCGCCAGAGCCGCCGGGACGGCGCCGGACCACCGGCCGACCGACGCCCCCGGCCCACCCCGCGCGCGCCCCGCGCACGCACCCACCACAGCCGCCGCCCTGCTCCTCGCCGGCCTGGCCGCCGCGCTGGTGTGGACGATCCGGTACGACGGCTACCACTCCGATCCCGCCGGCCTGTCCTGGCGGTACGCCGCCTGCTGGGCGCTCTTCGCCGCCGCCGCCTGGGCGCTGCGCAAGGTGCCGGTGCGGCAGGCCGTGGCCCTGGTCATCGCCGGCTCCGCCGTCGTCGCGGCGACCGGCCTGGTCGCGCCGCCGCGCACCAGCACCGACTCGTACCGGTACGCGTGGGACGGCAGGGTGCAGGCGGCCGGGGTCTCGCCGTACGACCACGCGCCCGCCGACGCCGCACTGTCCGCGCTGCGCGACGACTGGCTGTTCCCGCTGGACGACGCCTGCCAGGGACCGGACCGCGCGGCCGTCCCGCCCGCCTCGGACGGCACGCCGCAGTGCACCCGCCTCAACCGCCCCTCCGTGCACACCATCTACCCGCCGGTCGCCGAGGCGTACTTCCTCAACGTCCATCTGCTCTCGCCGGACGGCACCCGCCACAAGCCCCTGCAGCTGGGCGGCGCCGCCCTGTCCGTCGCCGTCACCGGAGTGCTGCTGCTGGTCCTGCGTCGCCGCGGGGGCGACCCCAGGACCGCCGCGTACTGGGCGTGGTGCCCGGCCGTTCCCGTCGAGGCGGTGAACAACGCGCACGTCGACGTGGTGGGCGTGCTGTTCACCGTGGCCGGGCTGGCCCTCGTCGCGGTCCGGCACCGGCTCTCCGGCGGCGTCCTGCTGGGCGCCGCCGTCGCCACGAAGCTGATGCCCGCCGTGGTGCTGCCCGGCGCGCTGTCCGGCGTACGCCGGGTCCGTGACGCGGCGGCCGTGCTCGTGCCCGCCGCCGCGGTCACCGCCCTCACGTATCTCCCGTACGCGCTGGCGTCCCGCGACTCGGTCTTCGGCTACCTCGGCGGGTACGTCGAGGAGGAGGGCTACGGCGACGCCGCGGCCCGCGACCGGTACGCGCTGCTGCGGCTGGTCCTGCCCGACGACTGGGCGCTGCCCGTCCTCCTCGCCGCCATGGCCGCCGTGAGCGTCGCCGTGCTGTGGCGCGGCGACCCGAGCCGCCCCTGGAGCGGCGCGCTCCTGGTGACCGGTACGGCGTTCCTGCTGCTGACGCCCGGCTACTCCTGGTACGCCCTGCTGCTCGTCGCGCTGGTCGCGCTCGACGGCCGGTGGGAGTGGCTGCTCGTCGCCGTCGCGGGCGCCGCGCGCTACGTCACCGCCAGGGCCTTCGACGACCGGGAGCTGGTCGGCACGACGGTGTACGCGATCGCGGCGGCCGCCGTGCTGGCGGGCTGGGCGCTGCGCCGCCGCCGTACGGACCCGGGGCCGGGGCAGCGGCGCGCGGGCACTACGGGAACAGCCGCCGCCGCTGGGTGAGCGGGGCCGGGGCCCTCGGCGGACCGAGGGCCCCGGCGGCCGCCGCGCCGCTCAGCGCAGCGCGTCGAGTGCGTCGAGGATGTCGGCCGGCTCGGCGCGCAGCTTGTAGTCGGTGTCGACGAACGCCCACCGCACCGTGCCGTCCCGGTCGATGACGTACGTCGCCGGGACCGGCAGCGTGCGGGCGTGCCCGCCGTTGACGCGCTGCAGCTCGAAGCCCAGCCCGTCGTACACCTCGCCGAGGTCGTCGGGCAGGTCGAAGGCGAGCCCGTACTGCTTGGCGACGTCCGAGCCGAGATCGCTGAGCACGTCGAAGGCGAGCCCGTGCTTCTCGGTCAGCGACAGCGACTCGTCCGGGATCTGCGGCGAGACGGCCACCAGCCGGGCGCCGCGCGCCCGGATCTCGTCGTGGTGCTGCTGGAGGGCGCGCAGGGCGATGTTGCAGAAGGGGCACCAGGCGCCGCGGTAGAAGGTCAGGACGACCGGCCCCTCCGCCAGCAGGTCGTCCAGGGCGACGGTCCGGCCGGTGGCCGAGGGCAGCGCGAAGCGCGGCGCCCGCGCGCCGACGGCGAGGGCCTGCCCCGCCTGCCCGGACTCGGCCAGTTCACGGCCGGCCCGGTCCATGACGGCACGGGCGGCGACGGGCAGTTCGTGCACGCGGGCGGTGTAGAAGGCCCGCAGTTCGTCGTTGAGGCTCTGGCTCATGGTGCAGTTCCTCCTGGGATGAGGGGGGCGCTCCTGGGGAGGCCCCGGTGGCTGAGGGGCGCTCCTGGAGAGGCCCCGGTGGGCGAAGGCCGCGATGCGGGTCCTTCGCGGGTGTACCGGCCTCGGGGGCGAGGCCGTCGCGGACACGGCCCCGACGTGCCGAGGCCGTGACGGACGGGGCCCGACGTGCGAGGGCCCGGCGCGTGTGCGGCCCCGGACGTGCGAGGCCCCGTGCGCGTGTGTCGCCCCGACGCGCGAGGTCCTGGCCGGTGGACGGCCCCCGACCTCCGCCGAAGCACTGGTCCGGGCCCTCGATCCGGCGAGGCCCGGATCAGGACGGTTGTGCGTACAGCGGCCGCAGCGCGCCCGCGACCGTCGCGTGCAGCGCCTCGGGCGGCGCGCCCGCGCGGGAGCGGAGGTTGACCCCGTAGGCGAGTGCCGCCAGGACGGCGGCGGCGTCGTCGGGGTCGACGGACGGGGCGAGCCGGCCGAGCGCGGCCGCCGTCCCCAGCGTCGTGCGGAGGGCGCCCTGCAACTGCCGGTGGTGGTCGTCGAGCAGGGCCCGGACCTGGGGGACCGCGCTCTCGGGCCCGGCGTGGGCGTTCGTGACGAGGCACCCCCAGCCGGCGAGTTCGCCGGAGCAGCGCAGGTCGATCAGTCCGGCGAAGAACCGCTCGATCGCGTCGAGGCCGCCCGGGTCGGCGGCCAGCGCCGCGAACGCCGGGGTCGACCAGCGCGCGATGTAGCGGCGCAGGGCCTCGGTGTACAGGCCCTCCTTACTGCCGAAGGTGGCGTACAGGCTGGACCGGCTCAGCCCGGTGGCGTCGACGAGCGCCTGGATGCCGGTGGACGCCATGCCGCGCTGCCAGAAGACGCGCAGCGCGGTGTCCAGCACGGTGTCGTGGTCGAAGTGCTTGATGTCGGGCACGGCCGGTAGCTCGCTCTCTCGCGGCATCATCTTGGAATGACTGATCCAAGATAACGGGACGCGGCCCGCGGGCCAAGGGGGAGTTCGCGCCAAGTCGCCGAAGAAGCCGGGAACATGACGCCGCATCGGCTGCGCGAACGCGGTCACGGCATCGCCGGCACGGCCGGGCCGCCGAGGCCGGGATCGCGGCCGCAGGCGTGGGAACCGGAGAAAGGGGAACCCGCCCACGCCGGAGCCCGCCGACCGCGAGCAGTCACCGACCGAGGAGGCACCATGCCGGCATCGGGTGCGTCGCAGAGCGCCGACGTCGTGGTGATCGGAATGGGGGTCGGGGGAGAGCACGTCGCGGGACGGCTGGCGGAGGCGGGGCTGGAGGTCGTCGGGATCGAGGCCGAGCTGGTCGGGGGCGAGTGCCCGTACTGGGCCTGCATCCCGAGCAAGATGATGATCCGCGCGGGCAACCTGCTGGCCGAGGCCCGCCGGGTGCCGGGCATGGCGGGCCGTACGGAGGTGGCGGCGGAGTTCGGCCCGGTCGCGGCACGCATACGGGACGAGGCCACGGACGACTGGGACGACCGGGCGGCCGTGGACCGCTTCACGGGCAAGGGGGGCCGCTTCGTACGGGGCCGCGCCCGCCTCACGTCCCGGAACACGGTCGAGGTGGACGGCGGCACGGTGACGGCCCGCCGGGGCGTCGTCCTGGCCACGGGCAGCCGCCCGCAGACGCCTCCCGTACCGGGCCTGGACGACGTGCCGTACTGGACGAACCGCGACGCGGTCGCCGCGACGGAGGCACCGGCGTCGCTGCTGGTCCTCGGCGGCGGGACGGTCGGCGTCGAGCTGGCCCAGGCGTTCGCCCGCTTCGGCTCGGCGGTCACGGTGGTGGAGGCGGGGGACCGGCTGCTGTCCCGGGAGGAGCCGGAGGCGAGCGCCCTGGTGGCGGAGGCTCTGGCGGGGGACGGGATCGCCGTACGG is a window encoding:
- a CDS encoding response regulator transcription factor, with the translated sequence MRNGQNGNRHVLVVDDDPTVSEVVGGYLERAGFGVVRAEDGPAALAAADGRWPDLVVLDLMLPGMDGLTVCRELRARGPVPVIMLTARSDEEDRILGLEIGADDYVTKPFSPRELVLRVESVLRRGAAAAAPREPVAPLRAAGLEVDVAARRATKGGRELALTLREFDLLGYFLRHPGEVCGRERLMREVWGWDFGDLSTVTVHVRRLRGKIEDDPARPRLIQTVWGAGYRFDPEPGAENPAPEGPGTEGRAGHG
- a CDS encoding HAMP domain-containing sensor histidine kinase codes for the protein MGDFLLIALYAFLGAAAAGLLGWPVLRLARSRSVAASLTVVAAVAVTAMLAGTLAVAQAMFLSSHDLSVVTTVVAMAAVVSLVTAVLLGRQVVVRCRELAAAARDFGDGGTFTAPAGPAPAELALLSRELAATSERLAASRERERALEASRRELVAWISHDLRTPLAGLRAMSEALEDGVVKDPARYHRLIRTEVDRLNGMVGDLFELSRIHAGALALSPARVSVYDLVGDALAGADPLAREHGVRLVGDRVDAVPVEVDGREMTRVLANLLVNAIRHTPADGTVAVAAERRDGMVVLSVTDGCGGIPEGDLPRVFDTGWRGSEARTPPAGAGLGLAIVRGIVEAHAGRAKVRNVEGGCRFEVTLPTAAEPAGA
- a CDS encoding glycosyltransferase family 2 protein — translated: MTAFTSRPFSPPPSPAVRVDVVLPCLDEAGALPWVLERIPPGWRAVVVDNGSTDGSPGIARSLGATVVAEPRRGFGAACHAGLLASDADIVCFCDCDASLDPRLLVPFVDDVAAGRSDLVLGRRRPRTRGAWPAHARAGNLALARMLRRRTGLRLHDLGPMRAARREALLALDLTDRRSGYPLQMVVRAADAGWRIGERDVPYLPRTGRSKVTGTWRGTWHAVRDMRRVLAEPPRVTAV
- a CDS encoding peroxiredoxin-like family protein, which translates into the protein MSQSLNDELRAFYTARVHELPVAARAVMDRAGRELAESGQAGQALAVGARAPRFALPSATGRTVALDDLLAEGPVVLTFYRGAWCPFCNIALRALQQHHDEIRARGARLVAVSPQIPDESLSLTEKHGLAFDVLSDLGSDVAKQYGLAFDLPDDLGEVYDGLGFELQRVNGGHARTLPVPATYVIDRDGTVRWAFVDTDYKLRAEPADILDALDALR
- a CDS encoding glycosyltransferase 87 family protein, with product MTDTTDTADEPARAAGTAPDHRPTDAPGPPRARPAHAPTTAAALLLAGLAAALVWTIRYDGYHSDPAGLSWRYAACWALFAAAAWALRKVPVRQAVALVIAGSAVVAATGLVAPPRTSTDSYRYAWDGRVQAAGVSPYDHAPADAALSALRDDWLFPLDDACQGPDRAAVPPASDGTPQCTRLNRPSVHTIYPPVAEAYFLNVHLLSPDGTRHKPLQLGGAALSVAVTGVLLLVLRRRGGDPRTAAYWAWCPAVPVEAVNNAHVDVVGVLFTVAGLALVAVRHRLSGGVLLGAAVATKLMPAVVLPGALSGVRRVRDAAAVLVPAAAVTALTYLPYALASRDSVFGYLGGYVEEEGYGDAAARDRYALLRLVLPDDWALPVLLAAMAAVSVAVLWRGDPSRPWSGALLVTGTAFLLLTPGYSWYALLLVALVALDGRWEWLLVAVAGAARYVTARAFDDRELVGTTVYAIAAAAVLAGWALRRRRTDPGPGQRRAGTTGTAAAAG
- a CDS encoding molybdopterin-dependent oxidoreductase, whose amino-acid sequence is MSPRLRIPRPSLPPLPPLSRLLAPPSFSGRLHDARTATSTGRWLGLAFAVCFVTGLISHYLQRPPDWLAPLLPSRPVWGYRVTQGLHVASGTAAVPLLFAKLWTVYPRLFVRPVVRSVPHALERLSIGVLVAASVFQLFTGLLNTVQWYPWPFSFVPVHYAVAWLVTGALVLHVAVKWPDIRLHWGRRSPGTLELPAADAPDRRSLLAAVGLAVGAVTVTTVGQSLTPLRRLDLLAPRHPDHGAQGLPVNRTAAAAGTASVAVRDWRLSVVGPRPYELTLDALRTLPQYEVELPIACVEGWSRSARWTGVRVMDLLERADAPPGAWVRVVSLERRGAYKVMEMGRTYARDPLTLLALRLNGQVLSPDHGFPARIIAPNRPGVWQTKWVTRLEVMV
- a CDS encoding class I SAM-dependent methyltransferase, which encodes MTAAPDTARSVRAWRDGDPYTNALRAGRGPLYLRRGDGWLLPLDVERWCAAPDGADATVLARCRGPVLDVGCGPGRLVVALAARGRPALGIDVSPAAVDRTIRAGGTALCRSVFDPLPKEGRWATVLLMDGNIGIGGDPAALLYRAAQLVAPGGTLVVETAAQDVDERVEVRVDDGRGGRGPAFPWSRVGHRALRSYAEPTGWHPRTHWHYAERHFTQLTR
- a CDS encoding TetR/AcrR family transcriptional regulator; the encoded protein is MPDIKHFDHDTVLDTALRVFWQRGMASTGIQALVDATGLSRSSLYATFGSKEGLYTEALRRYIARWSTPAFAALAADPGGLDAIERFFAGLIDLRCSGELAGWGCLVTNAHAGPESAVPQVRALLDDHHRQLQGALRTTLGTAAALGRLAPSVDPDDAAAVLAALAYGVNLRSRAGAPPEALHATVAGALRPLYAQPS
- a CDS encoding TIGR04282 family arsenosugar biosynthesis glycosyltransferase, with product MSTLLVIAKEPRPGRVKTRLTPPFSPADAARLAEAALADTLEAVRATPARRHVLVLAGAPGPWLPAGFDVVPQVPGGLDERLAAAFASCGPGPALLIGMDTPQVTPELLTHGLDFAHGTDARFGPAADGGFWALGLATPDPSLLRGVPMSRPDTGRTQRHRLTAAGLTVRDLPVLRDVDTAADASAVATEAPHSRFATLHATLTARGDTW